In Paenibacillus guangzhouensis, a single window of DNA contains:
- a CDS encoding helix-turn-helix domain-containing protein: protein MLSYMPIFIIVITFTFFVFFQLFSEQSRKEASNANKMLSLQAMRLVDTSLKVIDNMVVLETINSKPLKDFFKSNTRSDPYINIAAVQKLKEMITYYPLIDSIYMVRYTDGFVLSNATNAFVKDYADQDFIEQYQISKTPKWTDGRNFEQFRMIGGKQVVSLVRGAPYMKNDLGMIVINVATESLHKLTKDLYDTKSSFIQTRDTSGHLLFGGEMNEDGTELNSQYVSSYTNWKYGSGLVHGGLVRFISSLYNVWFVIGLLMIGIGLLWMIYVTRRHSRPIEQIAAKFSSYSLPIAGGGGTRRGKTDEFAFIESALENILEQAKQYQQKYQEDLHLRTRDLFHQLIDGGSNLTLVEWEHEANQLKLPAPTGRSRMFVVEIDKYGDFCNNYSKGDQNLLKFTLRTVIEEIASKLECRLWSEWTSASNLSVMLFESQESLPDESVSLPQLADQVRGWTEQNLKFTITIGLGPVAEMINEIPQSYRACIEALKYKTVLGENRLISSEDIASQGQAEVYSHLGAIRWLVQSFRTGEDQWLEEYESWFTQLKQGLLTNDEIMNVMNYLIYFFGREMSGWSKEIQQMWVQESLPKLSEQIDYGYSLEQLREGIKPVLIELYDTIRQMRDTRQHTAMIREMRKFIELDYANPNMSLEFLGEHFKMNAKYVSKLFKEDTGQKFVDFLIEIRMQEAQRLLTATTYSVQEVAERVGYTSAISFSRVFKKVVGYSPGEYRTDHLRRANG from the coding sequence TTGCTGTCTTATATGCCGATTTTTATTATTGTCATAACATTTACTTTCTTCGTGTTCTTCCAGTTGTTCAGTGAGCAGAGCCGGAAAGAAGCGTCCAATGCAAATAAGATGCTGTCCTTGCAAGCGATGCGACTTGTCGATACGTCGCTGAAGGTCATCGATAATATGGTCGTGTTGGAGACCATTAACAGCAAGCCGCTCAAGGATTTCTTCAAATCGAATACGAGAAGCGATCCCTATATTAATATTGCAGCGGTACAGAAGCTGAAAGAAATGATTACGTACTACCCGCTGATTGATTCGATCTATATGGTGCGCTATACGGACGGATTCGTTCTTAGCAATGCGACGAATGCCTTCGTCAAAGATTATGCGGATCAGGATTTTATCGAGCAATACCAAATCTCCAAGACACCGAAGTGGACGGATGGCCGTAATTTCGAGCAATTTAGAATGATCGGCGGCAAACAGGTTGTCAGTCTCGTTCGAGGCGCCCCCTACATGAAGAATGATCTTGGGATGATTGTCATCAATGTTGCGACCGAATCGCTGCATAAGCTTACGAAGGATCTGTACGATACGAAGTCGAGCTTCATTCAGACAAGAGATACGTCCGGGCACTTGTTATTCGGCGGTGAGATGAACGAAGATGGGACGGAACTGAACTCGCAATATGTCTCGAGCTATACCAATTGGAAATATGGCAGCGGGCTTGTGCATGGCGGATTGGTTCGGTTCATCTCCTCACTCTATAACGTATGGTTCGTCATTGGTCTCTTGATGATTGGGATCGGCCTGCTGTGGATGATCTATGTGACACGGCGTCATTCGAGACCGATCGAGCAGATCGCAGCGAAGTTTAGCAGCTATTCCTTGCCAATTGCAGGCGGAGGAGGCACAAGACGCGGCAAGACGGACGAATTTGCCTTTATTGAATCTGCGCTTGAGAACATTCTGGAGCAGGCCAAACAATATCAGCAGAAGTATCAAGAAGATCTGCATCTTCGGACGAGAGATCTATTCCATCAATTGATTGATGGTGGATCAAATCTTACCTTAGTGGAATGGGAGCATGAAGCGAATCAATTGAAGCTGCCGGCGCCAACGGGGCGCTCCCGGATGTTTGTCGTGGAAATCGATAAATATGGGGATTTCTGCAATAACTATTCCAAAGGGGATCAGAACCTATTGAAGTTCACCCTGCGAACGGTCATTGAAGAAATCGCGTCTAAATTGGAATGCAGACTGTGGTCGGAATGGACATCGGCTTCCAATTTGTCGGTGATGCTGTTCGAATCCCAGGAATCTCTTCCTGACGAGTCGGTATCGCTGCCACAACTTGCCGATCAAGTGAGAGGCTGGACGGAGCAGAATTTGAAATTTACGATTACGATCGGCCTCGGTCCGGTCGCAGAGATGATCAATGAAATTCCTCAGTCTTATAGAGCTTGTATCGAGGCACTCAAGTATAAGACGGTGCTGGGTGAGAATCGATTGATCTCAAGCGAGGATATTGCAAGCCAAGGCCAAGCGGAGGTGTATTCGCATCTCGGAGCGATCCGCTGGTTGGTTCAGTCTTTCCGCACGGGTGAAGATCAATGGTTAGAGGAGTACGAATCGTGGTTCACCCAGTTGAAGCAGGGTCTGCTCACGAATGATGAAATCATGAACGTCATGAATTATTTGATCTACTTCTTCGGCCGTGAGATGTCCGGTTGGAGCAAGGAAATTCAGCAAATGTGGGTGCAGGAGAGTCTACCGAAATTAAGCGAGCAAATCGACTACGGGTATTCCTTGGAACAATTGCGCGAAGGCATTAAGCCGGTACTCATCGAATTGTACGATACGATTCGGCAGATGCGGGATACACGGCAGCATACGGCCATGATTCGAGAGATGCGGAAGTTTATTGAGCTGGATTACGCGAATCCGAATATGTCGCTGGAGTTCCTGGGGGAACATTTCAAGATGAATGCGAAATATGTGAGCAAGCTGTTCAAAGAGGATACTGGGCAGAAGTTCGTCGACTTCCTCATCGAAATTCGAATGCAAGAGGCGCAGCGTCTGCTAACGGCGACCACGTATTCGGTGCAAGAGGTTGCGGAGCGTGTTGGATATACGAGCGCGATCTCATTCAGCCGTGTATTCAAGAAAGTCGTTGGTTATTCACCCGGTGAATATCGTACGGATCACTTGCGAAGAGCCAATGGTTGA
- a CDS encoding polyprenyl synthetase family protein, with the protein MKLSDALRIDVDRIDKEMIDLVRYDRDLPVFSVVKRSVLDLIQAGGKRLRPMLVIVGSRFGMRTPEGKRLVRLAAAAEFVHAASLIHDDIIDGAERRRQQPTLHTKTNVYTATHVANYMMARIVEALFEYSDAEDQGRALQDLISAAPSKLCIGEYQQLNTRFDYDIELDTYLEKTMNKTALLMAACLQAGARAAEAEEWVSDTLYAFGRAVGMSFQIKDDLLDFEQTEGKLGKPAGADLMNGQVTLPVIYALRDEALGTQIRSLHEGSTVEEFQHVIGQIRHSQAMDQARELSHHYMREAWEQIEDLRDYHAVEDLEMIWHYFNDRDF; encoded by the coding sequence ATGAAGTTATCTGATGCCCTTCGAATCGATGTGGACCGCATTGATAAAGAAATGATTGACCTGGTCCGCTATGATCGGGATTTGCCGGTATTCTCGGTTGTGAAACGTAGTGTGCTTGACCTGATTCAGGCAGGGGGCAAGCGTCTTCGCCCTATGCTCGTCATCGTAGGGAGCCGATTCGGGATGCGTACTCCGGAAGGGAAGAGGCTCGTACGCCTCGCTGCGGCGGCCGAATTCGTTCATGCGGCTTCCTTGATTCATGATGATATTATTGACGGCGCAGAACGGAGAAGGCAGCAGCCGACGCTCCATACGAAGACAAATGTCTATACAGCGACCCATGTCGCGAATTATATGATGGCGCGCATCGTTGAAGCGCTATTCGAATATTCGGATGCAGAGGATCAAGGACGTGCGCTCCAGGATCTGATCTCAGCGGCACCATCCAAGCTATGTATCGGTGAATATCAGCAGCTCAACACGCGGTTCGACTATGACATAGAGCTTGATACGTATTTGGAGAAGACGATGAACAAGACAGCGCTGCTAATGGCTGCATGTCTACAAGCTGGTGCGCGGGCGGCTGAAGCAGAGGAATGGGTGTCGGATACGTTATACGCCTTTGGCAGAGCGGTTGGCATGTCCTTTCAGATCAAGGATGACCTGCTCGATTTCGAGCAGACGGAAGGGAAGCTTGGCAAGCCGGCGGGAGCGGATTTGATGAACGGACAAGTGACGCTGCCAGTGATCTATGCCCTGCGGGATGAGGCGCTTGGAACGCAGATTCGATCGCTGCATGAGGGCTCGACCGTCGAAGAATTCCAACATGTCATCGGACAGATTCGACATAGCCAGGCGATGGATCAAGCGAGAGAGCTGAGCCATCATTATATGCGTGAAGCGTGGGAGCAGATCGAAGACTTGCGTGATTATCATGCGGTGGAAGATTTAGAGATGATTTGGCATTATTTTAATGATCGGGATTTTTAG